From the genome of Caminibacter pacificus, one region includes:
- a CDS encoding DUF3343 domain-containing protein, which produces MAELKYLPAGIRLHLKEIVYKITDNLDEYYYFHFKDIPTGLKVEKLLKNENIKSIPVPDEIFEDCGVAILTKEKDKIKEILLKENIEFEIWVKKDGFKKIEGEIKSKSCKI; this is translated from the coding sequence ATGGCGGAATTAAAATATTTACCTGCAGGAATCAGACTGCATTTAAAAGAGATAGTATATAAAATTACTGATAATTTGGATGAATATTACTATTTTCATTTCAAAGATATCCCAACAGGTCTTAAAGTAGAAAAGTTGTTAAAAAACGAAAATATAAAATCAATCCCCGTACCCGATGAAATTTTCGAAGATTGCGGAGTGGCAATTTTGACAAAAGAAAAAGACAAAATTAAAGAAATTTTATTAAAAGAAAACATAGAGTTCGAAATATGGGTCAAAAAAGACGGCTTTAAAAAAATAGAGGGAGAAATTAAAAGCAAAAGCTGTAAAATTTAA
- a CDS encoding peptidyl-prolyl cis-trans isomerase has product MKKILLSALLVFSLHAEIVDRIVATVDNQPITSYEIAKVSKEMNLQPNQALNYLIDQKILQEQIKKQGITVDDYDLENAMEKIAKQNGMSLFEFKNVLEQRGEYQKFKKALKEKLLKDKLFAQIVNTNLKITPQDIKNYYQTHKDEFKTFKTVQVTKYVANNPEILKKLQQNTLLNLPNVSMKAEVYSPEDLPKNLLFLFQQTKVGQFTPIINQGTHFITYYISRKDGEEYLPLSSVQNIIAQKIAQQRREQILKEYFSKLKNRADIKIFNN; this is encoded by the coding sequence ATGAAAAAAATATTATTATCGGCACTGCTTGTTTTTTCGCTACATGCGGAAATAGTGGATAGAATCGTTGCTACTGTGGATAATCAACCGATTACAAGTTATGAAATTGCAAAAGTTTCAAAAGAGATGAATTTACAGCCTAACCAAGCTTTGAATTATCTGATAGATCAAAAAATTCTTCAAGAACAGATTAAAAAACAAGGTATAACAGTTGATGATTACGATTTGGAAAATGCAATGGAAAAAATTGCAAAACAAAACGGAATGAGTTTGTTTGAGTTTAAAAACGTTTTAGAACAAAGAGGAGAGTATCAAAAATTTAAAAAAGCGTTAAAAGAAAAACTACTAAAAGACAAACTTTTTGCTCAAATCGTAAATACAAATCTTAAAATAACACCTCAAGATATAAAAAACTATTACCAAACGCATAAAGATGAGTTCAAAACGTTCAAAACGGTTCAGGTTACTAAATATGTAGCGAATAATCCCGAGATTCTTAAAAAATTGCAACAAAATACATTATTAAACCTTCCGAATGTAAGTATGAAAGCAGAAGTTTATTCGCCTGAAGATTTACCGAAAAATTTATTGTTTTTATTTCAACAAACGAAAGTAGGGCAATTCACGCCAATTATTAATCAAGGTACTCATTTTATCACATATTATATAAGCAGAAAAGACGGAGAAGAGTATCTTCCGCTAAGTAGCGTTCAAAATATAATAGCTCAAAAAATAGCACAACAAAGAAGAGAGCAAATTTTAAAAGAGTATTTTTCAAAACTTAAAAATAGAGCTGATATTAAAATTTTCAATAATTAA
- a CDS encoding MarR family winged helix-turn-helix transcriptional regulator gives MKISIDNSIGYALSTTLNLLRKEFNARIMHFNLSSEQYGVLKLIDEMGALTPTKISEILQRDKATITRIINSLEKKGFITKDRIDNRSFEIRMTKLGYEQFKNADEVAIDFHKKIRDIITDEEYHKLLEILNKIRKGF, from the coding sequence ATGAAAATCAGCATTGATAATTCGATAGGATATGCATTATCCACAACGCTTAATTTATTAAGAAAAGAGTTTAATGCAAGAATTATGCATTTTAATTTAAGCTCGGAGCAATACGGAGTTTTAAAATTAATCGATGAAATGGGTGCTTTAACACCTACTAAAATTTCCGAAATTTTACAAAGAGATAAAGCTACAATCACAAGAATAATAAATTCTCTTGAAAAAAAGGGTTTTATTACTAAAGACAGAATCGACAATCGTTCTTTTGAGATAAGAATGACAAAGTTAGGATATGAGCAATTTAAAAACGCAGATGAAGTGGCAATCGATTTTCATAAAAAAATCAGAGATATAATAACTGATGAAGAGTATCATAAGCTTTTGGAAATATTAAATAAAATAAGAAAAGGTTTTTAA
- the tpx gene encoding thiol peroxidase → MPTLTKLKGNDVALYGNQVNVGDKAPVVTLPNTALEEVTVGGAQGVAQLIVAVPSLDTPVCAMETTKFNNQAASVDGATVYVVSMDLPFAAKRFCSTEGIENLQVLSDYREKCFSTQYGTLIAEGPLRGLSARVIFVVDKEGTVTYKEIVPEITEEPNYEAALAALKEAASK, encoded by the coding sequence ATGCCAACATTAACAAAATTAAAAGGTAACGACGTAGCACTTTACGGAAATCAAGTAAACGTAGGTGATAAAGCTCCTGTTGTAACACTTCCTAACACTGCTCTTGAAGAAGTAACAGTAGGTGGAGCTCAAGGTGTAGCACAACTAATCGTAGCGGTACCGAGTCTTGATACTCCTGTATGTGCGATGGAAACTACAAAATTCAACAACCAAGCTGCTTCTGTTGATGGTGCGACTGTTTATGTCGTATCTATGGACTTACCGTTTGCGGCAAAAAGATTCTGTTCTACTGAAGGAATCGAAAATCTTCAAGTATTAAGCGACTACAGAGAAAAATGTTTCTCAACTCAATACGGAACGCTTATCGCTGAGGGACCTCTTAGAGGATTAAGCGCGAGAGTTATTTTCGTAGTTGATAAAGAAGGTACTGTAACATATAAAGAGATCGTTCCTGAAATTACAGAAGAGCCAAACTACGAAGCGGCGCTTGCGGCACTTAAAGAAGCGGCTTCTAAATAA
- the dapF gene encoding diaminopimelate epimerase yields the protein MVVSKYSASGNDFVIYHVFKKIDRSNIAKKLCDRFNGVGADGLIVLLPHEKYDFEWQFYNADGSVAEMCGNGSRAAAHYAYKNNLADKKMKFLTLAGVIEAEVEGNIVTSQLTPYKLIKDTFEEAGFEWKIYDTGVPHLVTITDIENFDKNLARKMREKYNANVNFAQMKDGNLYVRTYERGVEDETLACGTGMCASFLVARDKGLVASGVKLRPKSGEELEVMLKNDTLYFKGAVKNSFTAVLEEDERDFL from the coding sequence ATGGTTGTTAGTAAATACAGTGCAAGCGGTAACGATTTTGTAATTTATCACGTTTTTAAAAAAATAGACAGAAGCAATATAGCAAAAAAGCTTTGTGATAGATTCAACGGAGTAGGGGCGGACGGGCTTATCGTTCTTTTACCTCATGAAAAATACGATTTCGAATGGCAGTTTTATAACGCCGACGGAAGCGTTGCCGAAATGTGCGGAAACGGGAGCAGGGCGGCTGCGCACTATGCGTATAAAAATAACCTTGCGGATAAAAAGATGAAATTTTTGACTCTTGCCGGAGTGATTGAAGCCGAGGTTGAGGGTAATATCGTAACATCACAGCTTACTCCTTATAAATTGATAAAAGATACTTTCGAAGAAGCGGGCTTCGAGTGGAAAATATACGATACGGGCGTGCCTCATTTGGTAACTATTACAGATATTGAAAATTTCGATAAAAATCTCGCAAGAAAAATGAGAGAAAAATATAACGCAAACGTAAATTTCGCTCAAATGAAAGACGGAAACTTATATGTCAGGACCTATGAAAGAGGTGTAGAAGACGAAACGTTGGCATGCGGGACGGGAATGTGTGCGAGCTTTTTGGTCGCAAGAGACAAAGGATTGGTTGCTTCAGGAGTGAAATTAAGACCTAAAAGCGGTGAAGAACTTGAAGTAATGTTAAAAAACGATACTCTTTATTTCAAAGGAGCGGTAAAAAATAGTTTTACTGCCGTTTTGGAAGAAGATGAGAGAGATTTTTTGTAA
- a CDS encoding sensor domain-containing phosphodiesterase, producing MKFEKDKISRYIVLVPLAGVLITALFLTLAVIFAINNYFQEENKRITQKFMDDLKITTKQRVDIAYNILNNIYHNKMKYCKIHNISKKECDKMVIHEMQQIFDQLKWPYKGYVFVLDFKGNTLYHPNKKLMQINRWNLERNGVKVFQLLVHQAQEHPNGTYVSYKGYNPGGKPTEKVSYVKVFKPYDILIGSGVYLDYLDKRLIKKNKEREKVFQNLLDMIYAVIVIVSGAIVVIVLLISKQVRDMYEKYEKELQEEKEKFKERSIRDPLTGLYNRSYVLNTFNEIASRVKRNGKKAVIAFIDLDQFKEINDSLGHDYGDLLLIKIAQRIKKTVRKSDIVSRFGGDEFVLILDEVEKPENIISLIQRLLNNIKQKVILNDKEVSTTASIGLSVFPDDSEDINKLITYADTAMYEAKKRTGNSFEFYKKEMGEKAKEKLEIKNSLKEAIKKDELVVYFQPQIDKNGDLYGSEALVRWIHPKKGMIPPYKFISVATELGLIDKIDEIVLQKAIWQYKKWEASGYKPGIISCNFTMFDIERGNLIEKIKEIIKEEQFDPEKLIMEITEDNIMKNPDKAIKYVKELADLGIGIAIDDFGTGYSSLAYLNKFPVSELKIDREFIKDLPQNQDNDKIVKTVVNLAKNFNLKTVAEGVETKEQEKYVISLGIDVIQGYVYSPPVNAEEFEEKFLKGN from the coding sequence ATGAAATTTGAGAAAGATAAAATATCGAGATATATAGTATTAGTACCCTTGGCCGGGGTGTTGATTACGGCATTGTTTTTAACCTTAGCGGTAATATTTGCCATAAACAACTATTTTCAAGAAGAGAATAAAAGAATCACCCAAAAGTTTATGGACGATTTGAAAATAACGACTAAACAAAGAGTTGATATCGCATATAATATTTTAAATAACATCTATCATAATAAAATGAAATATTGCAAGATTCATAATATTTCAAAAAAAGAGTGCGATAAGATGGTAATTCACGAAATGCAGCAAATATTCGATCAATTAAAATGGCCTTATAAAGGGTATGTATTCGTTTTGGATTTTAAAGGGAATACACTTTATCATCCTAATAAAAAATTAATGCAAATCAATCGTTGGAATTTAGAAAGAAACGGCGTCAAAGTTTTTCAATTATTGGTTCATCAAGCCCAAGAACATCCGAACGGAACTTACGTATCGTATAAAGGATACAATCCAGGAGGTAAACCTACTGAGAAAGTCTCGTACGTTAAAGTATTCAAACCTTACGATATTTTGATAGGTAGCGGGGTTTATTTGGATTATTTGGATAAAAGACTTATTAAAAAAAATAAGGAAAGGGAAAAGGTTTTTCAAAATCTTTTGGATATGATTTATGCCGTTATAGTTATAGTTTCTGGTGCTATTGTAGTAATAGTTTTATTGATTTCAAAACAAGTTAGGGATATGTATGAAAAATATGAAAAAGAGTTACAAGAAGAGAAAGAAAAATTCAAAGAGCGCTCCATAAGAGACCCGCTAACAGGTCTTTATAACAGAAGCTATGTTTTAAATACATTTAATGAAATAGCCAGTAGAGTAAAAAGAAACGGTAAAAAAGCGGTTATCGCGTTTATAGATTTGGATCAGTTCAAAGAAATAAATGACTCTTTAGGACATGACTACGGAGATTTATTACTTATCAAAATTGCTCAAAGAATTAAAAAAACGGTTAGAAAAAGTGATATTGTAAGCAGGTTCGGAGGGGATGAGTTCGTTCTTATTTTGGATGAGGTGGAAAAACCGGAAAATATAATTTCTCTAATTCAAAGGCTTCTTAATAATATTAAACAAAAAGTTATTTTAAACGACAAAGAAGTTTCTACAACGGCAAGTATCGGTTTGAGCGTATTTCCTGATGATAGCGAAGATATTAATAAACTAATTACATATGCGGATACCGCAATGTACGAAGCTAAAAAAAGAACCGGTAACAGTTTTGAATTTTATAAAAAAGAGATGGGAGAAAAAGCAAAAGAGAAACTTGAAATTAAAAACTCTTTAAAAGAAGCGATAAAAAAAGACGAATTGGTAGTTTATTTTCAACCTCAAATAGATAAAAACGGCGATCTTTACGGAAGTGAAGCTCTTGTTAGGTGGATACATCCTAAAAAAGGTATGATACCTCCTTATAAATTCATATCCGTTGCAACAGAGCTTGGGTTGATTGATAAAATTGATGAAATCGTACTTCAAAAAGCTATTTGGCAATATAAAAAATGGGAAGCAAGCGGGTATAAACCAGGCATTATCAGTTGTAACTTTACGATGTTCGATATCGAAAGAGGAAACTTGATAGAAAAAATCAAAGAGATAATAAAAGAAGAACAATTCGACCCTGAAAAGTTGATTATGGAAATTACGGAAGATAATATTATGAAAAATCCTGATAAAGCTATCAAATACGTAAAAGAGCTTGCGGATTTGGGAATCGGTATAGCGATTGACGATTTCGGTACCGGTTATTCTTCTCTTGCTTATTTGAATAAATTTCCGGTTAGCGAGCTTAAAATCGATAGAGAATTTATAAAAGATTTGCCTCAAAATCAAGATAATGATAAAATTGTCAAAACCGTTGTAAATTTGGCTAAAAACTTTAATTTAAAAACGGTAGCCGAGGGAGTGGAAACGAAAGAACAAGAAAAATACGTAATATCTTTGGGAATAGATGTTATTCAAGGATATGTCTATTCTCCACCTGTTAATGCGGAAGAATTTGAAGAAAAATTTTTAAAAGGAAATTGA
- the kdsA gene encoding 3-deoxy-8-phosphooctulonate synthase, with protein sequence MLIKRLNMVLIAGPCVIESKEQIFKIADYLQKYIGKYDFYFKASFDKANRTSLDSYRGPGLEKGLEILAEVKEKYGYKLLTDVHETWQVKPAAEVVDVLQIPAFLCRQTDLLVEAAKTDKIVNIKKGQFMNPADMKYSVLKVLKTRGCDEVSYENSKKYGVWLTERGTTFGYGNLVVDMRSLVIMREFAPVIFDATHSVQMPGGAGGKSSGKREYVPYLSKAAAAVGIDGFFFETHYNPDEALSDGPNMITPDMLDNILKDIDCINKCQGE encoded by the coding sequence ATGTTAATAAAAAGGCTTAATATGGTTTTGATTGCCGGTCCTTGCGTAATTGAAAGCAAAGAACAGATATTTAAAATTGCCGATTATCTTCAAAAATATATCGGTAAATACGACTTTTACTTTAAAGCAAGTTTCGATAAAGCGAATAGAACTTCACTTGATAGTTACAGAGGTCCGGGACTTGAAAAAGGGCTTGAAATTTTAGCCGAAGTAAAAGAAAAATACGGATATAAACTTTTAACGGACGTTCACGAAACATGGCAGGTAAAACCCGCTGCCGAAGTGGTAGACGTACTTCAAATTCCGGCATTTTTATGCAGACAAACGGACCTTCTTGTAGAAGCGGCTAAAACGGACAAAATAGTAAATATCAAAAAAGGCCAATTTATGAACCCGGCCGATATGAAATATTCGGTTTTAAAAGTTTTAAAAACCAGAGGTTGCGATGAGGTAAGTTATGAAAATTCAAAAAAATACGGTGTTTGGCTAACCGAAAGAGGTACTACTTTCGGATACGGAAATTTAGTTGTGGATATGAGAAGTCTGGTAATTATGAGAGAATTCGCACCTGTGATTTTCGATGCGACTCATAGTGTGCAAATGCCGGGAGGAGCAGGTGGAAAAAGTAGCGGAAAAAGAGAATACGTACCGTACCTAAGCAAAGCGGCGGCGGCAGTTGGGATAGACGGATTTTTCTTTGAAACTCACTATAATCCGGACGAAGCTTTAAGCGACGGACCTAATATGATTACACCCGATATGCTTGATAATATCTTAAAAGATATAGATTGTATAAATAAATGCCAAGGAGAATAG
- the ribH gene encoding 6,7-dimethyl-8-ribityllumazine synthase — protein sequence MNKIEGILKLEGNEKVAIIASRFNHLITDRLIEGARDAFLRNGGNDDNLDLILVPGAFELPFALKRALKRDIYDGIVCLGAVIRGATPHFDYVAAEATKGIANTTLQHDTPVTFGLLTTDTIEQAIERAGTKAGNKGFEAMVGLIEMINLYKEL from the coding sequence ATGAATAAAATTGAAGGTATTTTAAAGCTTGAAGGAAATGAGAAAGTAGCGATTATCGCAAGTAGATTTAATCACTTAATTACGGATAGATTAATAGAAGGCGCAAGAGACGCGTTTTTAAGAAACGGTGGCAACGACGATAATTTGGATTTGATTTTGGTACCGGGAGCTTTTGAACTTCCTTTTGCATTAAAAAGAGCGCTAAAAAGAGATATTTACGACGGAATAGTATGTCTTGGAGCTGTAATTAGAGGAGCAACTCCTCATTTTGATTATGTAGCGGCAGAAGCTACAAAAGGTATCGCAAATACTACACTACAACACGACACACCGGTAACGTTCGGCCTTTTAACCACCGATACGATAGAACAAGCAATAGAAAGAGCCGGAACAAAAGCCGGAAATAAAGGCTTTGAAGCAATGGTGGGTCTAATCGAAATGATTAATTTATATAAAGAGTTATGA
- the nusB gene encoding transcription antitermination factor NusB translates to MATITHAREAVVQTLYAKDQGNDNAYDQFEEILKDKKIKGPKADFARKLLKGVIEHLEEIDKTIKDHLIDWDFNRLDKVDKQILRVGTYELLYTDTPFQIVIDEAVKIAKNFSEDKAKSFINGILDKIAKEVREDAKK, encoded by the coding sequence ATGGCAACTATAACACACGCAAGAGAAGCTGTAGTACAAACTCTTTATGCAAAAGACCAAGGAAACGACAACGCATACGACCAATTCGAAGAGATTCTAAAAGACAAAAAAATAAAAGGCCCTAAGGCGGATTTCGCAAGAAAATTACTAAAAGGCGTTATAGAACATCTTGAAGAGATTGACAAAACAATAAAAGACCATTTAATAGATTGGGATTTTAACAGACTCGATAAAGTAGATAAACAAATCCTAAGAGTCGGAACGTATGAACTTTTATATACCGATACGCCTTTTCAAATAGTAATAGACGAAGCGGTAAAAATAGCCAAAAACTTCTCTGAAGACAAAGCTAAAAGCTTTATTAACGGAATTCTTGATAAGATAGCAAAAGAAGTCAGGGAAGACGCTAAAAAATAG
- a CDS encoding host attachment protein has product MKVGDLVIVASLGEIKAYRANPRTPEAEAGLKPSEVKLDFIRGINVVEAHKKLSDLITDTTGTVNKAGFLNRAASGEKHTLKDEIYKEAVKSVAEDIDLLIEEENKTKVFLSLPKTIVNDVLPLIKNRDKIFRIVEKDLLKTDKNKLIDEFKPEILK; this is encoded by the coding sequence ATGAAAGTAGGTGATTTGGTAATAGTTGCAAGTCTTGGAGAAATTAAAGCTTATAGAGCTAATCCGAGAACTCCGGAAGCCGAGGCCGGACTTAAACCGAGTGAAGTGAAACTTGATTTTATAAGAGGTATAAACGTAGTGGAAGCTCATAAAAAACTTTCCGATTTGATTACGGATACTACGGGAACCGTTAATAAAGCGGGATTTTTAAATAGAGCCGCAAGCGGAGAAAAACATACCTTAAAAGACGAAATCTATAAAGAAGCCGTAAAATCGGTTGCTGAGGATATCGATTTGTTAATTGAGGAAGAGAATAAAACGAAAGTATTTTTATCGCTGCCTAAAACCATAGTAAACGACGTGCTTCCGTTAATAAAAAATAGAGATAAAATTTTTAGAATCGTTGAAAAAGATTTGTTAAAAACGGATAAAAATAAATTGATAGATGAGTTTAAACCGGAGATTTTGAAGTAG
- a CDS encoding trimeric intracellular cation channel family protein, with protein MLEIADIIGIIAFSISGFIIGVRERLDLLGVILSAFLTALGGGIIRDVLADRTIFAFSNFLAGTLVLIVLVLGFYFKLHKFDVENKTIFVLSDAIGLSSFSISGAIVGINAGFNIYGVVFLALITAVGGGMLRDMLINKIPFILREKFYATISILIGVFLYIFGTNVEILILTLIMGVIIRLIAYKKNWQLPKI; from the coding sequence ATGTTAGAAATAGCCGATATTATAGGGATTATCGCTTTTTCTATCAGCGGATTTATTATCGGTGTTAGAGAGAGGCTTGATTTGTTAGGGGTTATTTTGAGTGCCTTTTTAACGGCTCTTGGAGGTGGTATTATAAGAGACGTTTTGGCGGATAGGACGATTTTTGCTTTTAGTAATTTTTTGGCCGGTACGCTTGTTTTGATAGTGCTCGTTTTAGGGTTTTATTTTAAACTCCATAAATTCGATGTCGAAAATAAGACTATTTTCGTACTTAGCGATGCGATAGGGCTTAGTTCTTTTTCTATTTCGGGAGCTATTGTCGGTATAAACGCCGGATTTAACATATACGGAGTCGTATTTTTGGCTCTTATTACCGCTGTTGGGGGAGGAATGCTTAGAGATATGCTTATAAATAAAATCCCTTTTATATTAAGAGAAAAATTTTATGCGACTATATCTATTTTAATCGGTGTTTTTTTATATATTTTCGGAACGAATGTGGAGATTTTGATATTAACTTTAATTATGGGAGTGATAATCAGACTCATAGCTTACAAAAAAAATTGGCAATTACCGAAAATTTAA
- the ruvC gene encoding crossover junction endodeoxyribonuclease RuvC translates to MRILGIDPGTIRCGYAIIETTPKLQLIDAGFIKITEKELQYQLTQLIEGLDIILQNKIDEVAIEDIFYAYNPKTVLKLAQFRGALSLRILQKHGNFSEYTPLQVKKAVTGNGKAKKEQVAFMVKRILGIKGDIKPLDITDAIAIAITHAQRVKC, encoded by the coding sequence ATGAGAATATTAGGAATTGACCCAGGAACCATAAGATGCGGTTATGCGATAATAGAAACTACACCAAAACTTCAACTAATTGACGCCGGGTTTATAAAAATCACGGAAAAAGAGCTTCAATATCAATTAACTCAACTCATAGAGGGTCTTGATATTATCTTGCAAAACAAAATCGATGAGGTTGCTATCGAAGATATTTTTTATGCTTACAATCCTAAAACCGTTTTGAAATTGGCTCAGTTTAGAGGTGCTTTGTCTCTTAGGATTCTTCAAAAACACGGCAATTTTTCCGAATATACGCCTCTTCAGGTAAAAAAGGCCGTCACGGGAAACGGAAAGGCCAAAAAAGAACAGGTCGCATTTATGGTAAAAAGAATATTGGGAATAAAAGGAGATATCAAACCTCTTGATATTACCGACGCAATAGCGATAGCAATTACTCACGCACAGAGGGTAAAATGTTAG